Proteins encoded by one window of Deinococcus radiodurans R1 = ATCC 13939 = DSM 20539:
- a CDS encoding ABC transporter ATP-binding protein, which translates to MHQRQYLIGIVAVMISNAVVLLPAYFIRLTIDGLTRTLDNNPATPGITVTQAGYYALAMVASSLVSGSFMLLMRRMIVVASRQTEYEIRRDLFAHLQTLDKNYYDRARTGDLMNRLTGDLSAVREMLGFGAWQIVNIISGFVTSFAVMFGLSWQLTLIVVAVIPIIVGLLAYMARLINARHKAAQEQNSLIAAKAQENFSGARVVKGYAIEDREIEEYRAMNLELLRRNIALIKVDGPLRSFSNLLLGIAFGLILLVAGRLILRPDATFTVGMLTQFLLYIERLAWPMLMVGWITGVTQRGLASWNRLQELFDARPLVRDEPGRTEPQLWPTQGDLSFENVSLRYGHTQVLDHINLHIPAGTFLGITGPTGSGKTVLGQLITRSMDPTEGVIRIDGHDLRTVPLEHLRSAIAVVPQEPFLFSDTIANNIGFGLNNDELPPVPTRVSVVGLPLPPNIPQHPDPERVREAARLAGLADDVESFPEGYDTVLGERGVTLSGGQRQRTAIARAIVREPMILILDDSLSAVDTETERRIIQGLRQVAQGRTVILIAHRISTLRHADQIVVLEEGRITEQGTHDELLALGGHYAELDHLQRLASDLDEHGQQPAAQEVSA; encoded by the coding sequence ATGCACCAGCGGCAGTACCTGATCGGCATCGTGGCCGTGATGATTTCCAACGCCGTGGTGCTGCTGCCGGCCTATTTCATCCGCCTGACCATCGACGGGCTGACCCGCACGCTCGACAACAACCCGGCGACCCCCGGCATCACGGTGACGCAGGCCGGGTACTACGCGCTCGCCATGGTGGCGTCTTCGCTGGTGTCGGGCTCGTTCATGCTCCTGATGCGGCGCATGATCGTGGTCGCGTCGCGGCAAACCGAGTACGAAATCCGGCGTGACCTGTTCGCGCACTTGCAGACGCTCGACAAGAACTACTACGACCGCGCCCGCACCGGGGATTTGATGAACCGCCTGACTGGCGACCTCAGCGCCGTGCGCGAAATGCTGGGGTTCGGGGCGTGGCAGATCGTGAACATCATTTCGGGCTTCGTGACGTCCTTCGCGGTGATGTTCGGCCTGAGCTGGCAGCTCACCCTCATCGTGGTCGCGGTGATTCCGATCATCGTGGGCCTGCTGGCGTACATGGCGCGGCTGATCAACGCCCGGCACAAGGCGGCGCAGGAGCAGAACAGCCTGATCGCTGCCAAAGCGCAGGAGAACTTCAGCGGCGCGCGGGTGGTCAAGGGCTACGCCATCGAGGACCGCGAGATCGAGGAGTACCGTGCCATGAACCTCGAACTGCTGCGGCGCAACATTGCGCTGATCAAGGTGGACGGGCCGCTGCGGTCGTTCAGCAACCTGCTGCTAGGCATCGCCTTCGGGTTGATTCTGCTGGTGGCGGGGCGGCTGATTTTGCGGCCCGATGCGACCTTTACGGTGGGGATGCTGACGCAGTTTCTGCTGTACATCGAGCGCCTCGCTTGGCCGATGCTGATGGTCGGCTGGATCACCGGGGTCACGCAGCGCGGCCTCGCTTCGTGGAACCGCTTACAGGAACTGTTCGACGCCCGCCCGCTGGTGCGCGACGAACCGGGCCGCACCGAGCCGCAGCTGTGGCCGACCCAGGGCGACCTGAGCTTCGAGAACGTGTCGCTGCGCTACGGGCATACGCAGGTGCTCGACCACATCAACCTGCACATTCCGGCGGGCACCTTCCTGGGGATTACCGGGCCGACCGGCAGCGGCAAGACGGTGCTGGGCCAACTGATCACGCGCAGCATGGACCCGACCGAGGGGGTCATCCGCATCGACGGGCACGACCTGCGGACCGTACCGCTCGAGCACCTGCGCAGCGCGATTGCCGTGGTGCCGCAGGAACCTTTCCTCTTCAGCGACACCATCGCCAACAACATCGGCTTTGGGCTGAACAACGACGAACTGCCGCCCGTGCCGACGCGGGTGAGCGTGGTGGGTCTGCCGCTGCCGCCGAACATTCCGCAGCACCCCGACCCCGAGCGGGTGCGCGAGGCGGCGCGGCTGGCGGGTCTCGCCGACGACGTGGAGAGTTTTCCGGAAGGCTACGATACCGTGCTGGGCGAGCGCGGCGTGACGCTCTCGGGCGGGCAGCGCCAGCGCACTGCGATTGCCCGCGCCATCGTGCGCGAGCCGATGATTCTGATTCTGGACGACAGCCTCTCTGCAGTGGACACCGAAACCGAGCGCCGGATTATTCAGGGCTTGCGGCAGGTCGCGCAGGGCCGCACCGTGATCTTGATCGCCCACCGCATCAGCACCCTGCGGCACGCCGATCAGATCGTGGTGCTGGAAGAGGGGCGCATCACCGAACAGGGCACCCATGACGAACTGCTCGCGCTCGGCGGTCACTACGCCGAACTCGACCACCTGCAACGGCTGGCGAGCGACCTCGACGAACATGGGCAGCAGCCCGCGGCGCAGGAGGTGTCCGCATGA
- a CDS encoding ABC transporter ATP-binding protein, which yields MTQKASEYDKGFDVGLTRRIIGYLGPYKTLAAAGVLLALLTAALQPLPTLLQRYAIDHYLVPYTNGSNTDAAALYQGLTMVVLGYVALRVLEFVLTYLSTITVGYLGQNVLRDIRADVFGKLQRLHLRYFDQNPVGRLITRVTSDVDAINQFITGGLISMMTSTFLIIVFMTVMLTINWRLALIAFTVLPVLFYATNFFRGKLREAFRETRTQQAIVNSKLNENITGMLTVQLFGRERRSALDFDHSNRALLTSLENSVKWFSLFMPTVAVLGQVAIALVLYFAARQILGVDVVGTGTAAAISVGTLFAFVQWTQQLFQPIQDLADVFNNLQAATASSERIFGVLDTEEEITDKPDAKTLVNFRGQVDFDRVWFAYSEDVTAQTPDEDDRWILRDFDLHIQPGESVALVGATGAGKTSVTALVSRFYDVQRGAVRVDGTDVRDLQQHDLRRHVGVVLQDVFLFAGTIESNLTLDNPAIPHDRVVEACQYVGVHDYILSLENGYQTEVRERGATLSTGQKQLLAFARALIQNPDILLVLDEATANVDTETELRIQDALKKVMQGRTSIIIAHRLSTIEHCDRIIVMRRGRIVEQGTHAQLIAQGGYYAKLNALQYAGAAD from the coding sequence ATGACCCAGAAGGCTTCCGAATACGACAAGGGCTTCGATGTGGGCCTCACGCGACGCATCATCGGCTACCTCGGGCCGTACAAGACCCTGGCGGCGGCGGGCGTGCTGCTCGCGCTGCTCACGGCGGCCTTGCAGCCCTTGCCCACGTTGCTGCAACGCTACGCCATCGACCACTACCTCGTGCCGTACACCAACGGCAGCAACACGGACGCCGCCGCGCTCTACCAGGGGCTGACCATGGTGGTGCTCGGCTACGTGGCGCTGCGGGTGCTGGAATTTGTGCTGACCTACCTCTCGACCATCACGGTGGGGTACCTCGGCCAGAACGTGCTGCGCGACATCCGCGCCGACGTGTTCGGCAAGTTGCAGCGGCTGCACCTGCGCTACTTCGACCAGAACCCGGTGGGACGCCTGATTACCCGCGTGACGAGCGACGTGGACGCCATCAACCAGTTCATCACCGGCGGTCTGATCTCGATGATGACGAGCACCTTCCTGATCATCGTGTTCATGACCGTGATGCTGACGATCAACTGGCGCCTCGCTTTGATCGCCTTTACGGTGCTGCCGGTCCTGTTCTACGCGACCAATTTTTTCCGGGGCAAGCTGCGCGAGGCGTTCCGGGAAACCCGCACCCAGCAGGCCATCGTGAACTCCAAGCTCAACGAGAACATCACCGGGATGCTGACGGTGCAGCTCTTCGGGCGCGAGCGGCGCAGCGCCCTCGACTTCGACCATTCCAACCGGGCGCTGCTCACGTCGCTGGAAAACTCGGTGAAGTGGTTCTCGCTGTTCATGCCCACCGTGGCGGTGCTGGGGCAGGTCGCCATCGCGCTGGTGCTGTACTTCGCGGCGCGGCAGATTCTGGGCGTAGACGTGGTCGGGACCGGCACGGCGGCGGCCATTTCGGTGGGCACGCTCTTCGCCTTCGTGCAGTGGACGCAGCAACTCTTTCAGCCGATTCAGGACCTCGCCGACGTGTTCAACAACCTCCAGGCCGCCACCGCGAGCAGCGAGCGCATCTTCGGGGTGCTCGACACCGAGGAAGAAATCACCGACAAGCCTGATGCCAAGACCCTGGTGAACTTTCGCGGTCAGGTGGATTTCGACCGGGTGTGGTTCGCCTACAGCGAGGACGTGACGGCGCAGACGCCCGACGAAGACGACCGCTGGATTCTGCGCGACTTCGACCTGCACATTCAGCCCGGCGAGAGCGTGGCGCTGGTGGGCGCGACGGGGGCGGGCAAGACGAGCGTGACCGCGCTGGTGAGCCGCTTTTACGACGTGCAGCGCGGCGCAGTGAGGGTGGACGGCACCGACGTGCGCGACCTCCAACAACACGACCTGCGGCGGCATGTCGGCGTGGTGCTTCAGGACGTGTTCCTGTTCGCCGGCACCATCGAGAGCAACCTGACGCTCGACAACCCCGCCATTCCCCACGACCGCGTGGTGGAGGCGTGCCAGTACGTGGGCGTACACGACTACATCCTCTCGCTGGAGAACGGCTACCAGACCGAGGTGCGCGAGCGCGGCGCCACCCTCTCCACCGGGCAAAAGCAGCTGCTCGCCTTCGCCCGCGCCCTGATTCAGAATCCCGACATCTTGCTCGTGCTCGACGAAGCGACCGCCAACGTGGACACTGAGACCGAGCTGCGGATTCAGGACGCGCTGAAAAAGGTGATGCAGGGCCGCACGTCCATCATCATCGCCCACCGTCTCTCGACCATCGAGCACTGCGACCGCATCATCGTGATGCGCCGGGGCCGCATCGTGGAACAGGGCACGCACGCCCAGCTCATCGCGCAGGGCGGCTACTACGCCAAGCTCAACGCCTTGCAGTACGCGGGGGCAGCAGACTGA
- a CDS encoding phosphate signaling complex PhoU family protein, whose translation MPEQSASVSPALSQPPAQAQVTGRFLRMLSIILELLAAVREADERAEFGGLTARARVLEAETNALEREIEDACLVAFAAGLSERELAFYLMVFRSLANLERVGDYAFSVARDLETYAPRARSSTLQDLLPLIRLLSEMVERLAYAFAERDLTAARDVMRLDFEQVDALYEQMQRASLTRLIERPEDNEVALTAGRMARNLERLGDHLVNVAERLETLMLHDQRAGLL comes from the coding sequence ATGCCCGAACAATCCGCCTCTGTTTCACCGGCTTTGTCTCAGCCCCCTGCCCAGGCCCAGGTGACGGGGCGCTTTTTGCGGATGCTCAGCATCATTCTGGAATTGCTCGCCGCCGTGCGCGAAGCCGACGAGCGGGCCGAGTTCGGGGGCCTCACGGCGCGGGCGCGGGTGCTGGAAGCCGAAACCAATGCACTGGAACGCGAAATTGAGGACGCCTGCCTGGTGGCTTTCGCGGCGGGCCTGAGCGAGCGCGAACTCGCCTTTTACCTGATGGTGTTTCGCAGCCTCGCCAATCTGGAGCGGGTGGGCGACTACGCCTTCAGCGTGGCCCGCGACCTGGAAACCTACGCGCCGCGCGCCCGCAGCTCGACACTGCAAGACCTGCTGCCCCTCATCCGGCTGCTGAGCGAGATGGTCGAGCGCCTCGCCTACGCCTTTGCCGAGCGCGACCTGACGGCGGCCCGCGACGTGATGCGCCTCGATTTCGAGCAAGTGGACGCGCTCTACGAGCAGATGCAGCGCGCCTCGCTGACCCGGCTGATCGAGCGCCCCGAGGACAACGAGGTGGCGCTGACCGCCGGGCGCATGGCCCGCAACCTGGAGCGCCTGGGCGACCACCTCGTCAACGTGGCCGAGCGTCTGGAAACCCTGATGCTGCACGACCAGCGGGCTGGGCTGCTTTAG
- a CDS encoding META domain-containing protein: MALTLALLTLLAFDPLPLEQTPWTLRSLTLPGQETFTLGPRLPRPTLRLGPTRFTGHTGCNAISGQATWDGGRLTLRVQHQTSLPCPDHLLSLEADFLRLLQGPLRPELQGRTLTLSGEERGRLVFGAPGFSSSGPDVLTPEAGRGD, from the coding sequence ATGGCTCTCACCCTGGCGCTGTTGACGCTCCTCGCCTTTGACCCGCTGCCCCTGGAACAGACGCCGTGGACGCTTCGCAGCCTGACGTTGCCGGGCCAGGAGACGTTCACTCTGGGGCCGCGCTTGCCCCGGCCCACGCTGCGACTCGGGCCGACGCGGTTCACGGGACACACCGGCTGCAACGCCATTTCCGGGCAAGCCACTTGGGATGGAGGCCGCCTGACGTTACGAGTTCAGCACCAAACATCCCTCCCCTGCCCCGACCATCTGCTGAGTCTGGAAGCCGACTTTTTGCGGCTGCTCCAGGGCCCACTGCGGCCCGAACTCCAGGGACGCACGCTCACGCTGTCGGGGGAAGAGCGCGGGCGACTGGTGTTCGGCGCCCCCGGTTTCTCAAGTTCCGGCCCGGATGTCCTTACACCGGAGGCAGGGCGCGGCGATTAG
- a CDS encoding YcjF family protein — MLPLLKQVLDNFNFDVDPELSREENIEEVIKSAALLSGAVAVEPIPFADMLLITPVQAKMVLHIGKIYGFDITPERGREIVQELGATLAYGMVARQVMRGVAKLALPLIGGIITAPAVYGWTFALGRIAQNYFERKALGLPAADRQEQTRIIQESKTQSRRVLPSPQDFSDLASELRRRAEEKEKGTKES; from the coding sequence ATGCTGCCTCTGCTGAAACAGGTGCTCGACAACTTCAATTTCGATGTGGACCCCGAACTGTCCCGCGAAGAGAACATCGAGGAAGTCATCAAAAGTGCCGCGCTGCTCTCGGGCGCCGTGGCGGTCGAGCCGATTCCCTTCGCCGACATGCTGCTGATTACCCCGGTGCAGGCCAAGATGGTGCTGCACATTGGCAAAATCTACGGCTTCGACATCACCCCCGAGCGTGGGCGCGAAATCGTGCAGGAACTCGGCGCGACGCTGGCCTACGGCATGGTCGCCCGGCAGGTCATGCGCGGCGTGGCGAAGCTGGCGCTGCCCCTGATCGGCGGGATTATCACCGCGCCCGCCGTGTACGGCTGGACCTTTGCGCTGGGCCGCATCGCGCAGAACTACTTCGAGCGCAAGGCGCTGGGCCTCCCCGCCGCCGACCGCCAGGAGCAGACCCGCATAATTCAGGAATCCAAGACCCAGAGCCGCCGGGTGCTGCCCAGCCCGCAGGACTTCAGCGACCTCGCCAGCGAGCTGCGCCGCCGCGCCGAGGAGAAGGAAAAAGGCACCAAAGAGTCCTGA
- a CDS encoding Ig-like domain-containing protein, translated as MNKGTFSLLAAGLLLVACDTAPRTPVSFNPEVVLTSDPVGDDPGQLDLRATVTARDPVERVVFYRDGKLLGEDREAPYTWRDHIEDGVTYTYQAVAYDKAERRGASNFYDVTLRPSLESVAGKLSELPALTSPTEARPWTGGAGKLELFAGDQTVLSTPLAADGSFTFDLKQPPQTGWQAATPQNLLAPLGLAGCQGNASSSDPAVRMVPTQTRVSAGKSGPVAPFKVLPPTQAGNVQLNYFSLGFLVYAERKVNLTGQLTCGTGAGSTQVSLQLPLQQGWNKVTQQVTQPSGAAQPRSSASPPIFRCLSSGRCCPSGPERSPDRPGP; from the coding sequence ATGAACAAAGGCACTTTTTCTCTGCTCGCTGCGGGCCTGCTGCTGGTGGCCTGCGATACAGCGCCGCGCACGCCGGTCAGCTTCAATCCCGAGGTTGTGCTGACGAGTGACCCGGTGGGCGACGACCCAGGGCAACTCGACCTGCGGGCCACCGTGACCGCCCGTGACCCGGTGGAGCGCGTGGTGTTTTACCGCGACGGCAAACTGCTCGGCGAGGACCGTGAAGCGCCCTACACCTGGAGAGACCACATTGAAGACGGCGTCACGTACACCTATCAGGCAGTGGCCTATGACAAGGCCGAGCGCCGGGGCGCCAGCAATTTCTACGACGTGACCTTGCGCCCCTCCCTCGAAAGCGTGGCAGGCAAGCTGAGCGAGCTGCCCGCGCTGACCTCGCCCACCGAGGCGCGGCCCTGGACGGGGGGCGCCGGCAAGCTGGAGCTGTTCGCCGGAGACCAGACCGTGCTCAGCACGCCGCTGGCCGCTGACGGGAGCTTCACCTTCGACCTGAAGCAGCCCCCCCAGACCGGCTGGCAGGCCGCGACCCCACAAAACCTGCTCGCTCCGCTGGGCCTCGCCGGTTGTCAAGGCAATGCCAGCAGCAGTGACCCGGCGGTGCGGATGGTGCCGACTCAGACGCGGGTGAGCGCGGGCAAGAGCGGCCCGGTCGCGCCCTTCAAGGTCTTGCCGCCTACCCAGGCCGGAAACGTGCAGCTCAACTATTTCTCGCTGGGTTTCCTCGTCTACGCCGAGCGCAAGGTCAACCTGACAGGCCAGCTCACCTGCGGGACGGGCGCAGGCAGCACGCAGGTCAGTTTGCAGTTGCCGCTGCAACAGGGCTGGAACAAGGTGACGCAGCAGGTCACGCAGCCTTCCGGCGCGGCGCAGCCACGCAGCTCAGCCTCGCCACCAATTTTCCGGTGCCTGAGCAGTGGACGCTGCTGCCCCAGCGGCCCTGAGCGTAGCCCCGACCGCCCCGGCCCTTGA
- a CDS encoding glycine--tRNA ligase, with the protein MPATSMEELVSLCKRRGFIFQGSEIYGGLQGFYDYGPLGVELKNNIKAAWWRSNVYERDDMEGLDASIIMHRMVLRHSGHEATFSDPMIDNKKNNKRYRLDHLLKDQKADVQAKVAEIMGESADNFAALVAALNAKPAQASAAFKEAGVRDPFSGEVGEWTDPKPFNMMFRTTIGPVADEESYGYLRPETAQGIFTNFKNVVDSTSRRLPFGIAQIGKAFRNEITPRNFIFRVRELEQMEIEFFVTPGTDEEWHEHWLEKRLKWWEDQGVPREKIEILDVPKEDLAHYSKRTYDLMYDYPTLGHEEIEGIANRSDYDLGSHTKSQSELGLVAKVEENNDSIAKLTIPHPETNKPVVPFVIEPSAGVDRAMLAVLSEAFTKETLENGNERIVLKLKPHLAPIKVAVIPLARNREEITDVAKAIKAELQGLGLGRVLYEDSGNIGKAYRRHDEVGTPYCVTVDFDTVGLGENTDESLKDTVTVRDRDTLAQERVKISELAGWIQAKLR; encoded by the coding sequence ATGCCCGCAACCTCAATGGAAGAACTCGTCAGCCTGTGCAAACGCCGGGGCTTTATTTTTCAGGGCAGTGAGATTTACGGCGGCCTGCAAGGCTTTTACGACTACGGCCCCCTCGGCGTGGAGCTGAAGAACAACATCAAGGCGGCGTGGTGGCGCTCCAACGTCTACGAGCGCGACGACATGGAAGGGCTGGACGCCTCCATCATCATGCACCGCATGGTGCTGCGACACTCGGGCCACGAGGCGACGTTCTCCGACCCGATGATCGACAACAAGAAGAACAACAAGCGCTACCGCCTCGACCACCTTCTCAAAGACCAGAAAGCCGACGTACAGGCCAAAGTCGCCGAAATTATGGGTGAGAGTGCCGACAACTTTGCCGCGCTGGTGGCTGCGCTGAACGCCAAGCCCGCCCAGGCCTCCGCCGCATTCAAGGAAGCGGGCGTGCGTGACCCCTTCTCCGGCGAGGTAGGCGAGTGGACCGACCCCAAGCCGTTCAACATGATGTTCCGCACGACCATCGGCCCGGTGGCCGACGAGGAAAGTTACGGCTACCTGCGTCCCGAAACCGCGCAGGGCATCTTCACCAACTTCAAGAACGTGGTGGACTCGACCAGCCGCCGCCTGCCCTTCGGCATCGCGCAGATCGGCAAGGCGTTCCGCAACGAGATCACGCCGCGCAACTTCATTTTCCGGGTGCGTGAGCTAGAGCAGATGGAAATTGAGTTCTTCGTGACGCCCGGCACCGACGAGGAGTGGCACGAGCACTGGCTGGAAAAGCGCCTGAAATGGTGGGAAGACCAGGGCGTGCCGCGCGAGAAGATCGAGATTCTGGATGTGCCGAAAGAAGACCTCGCGCACTACTCCAAGCGCACCTACGACCTGATGTACGACTACCCCACGCTGGGGCACGAGGAAATCGAGGGCATCGCCAACCGCTCCGACTACGACCTCGGCTCGCACACCAAGTCGCAGAGCGAGCTGGGCCTGGTGGCGAAGGTGGAGGAAAACAACGACTCCATCGCCAAGCTGACCATCCCCCACCCCGAAACGAACAAGCCGGTCGTGCCGTTCGTGATCGAGCCGTCGGCGGGGGTAGACCGGGCGATGCTGGCGGTGCTGAGCGAAGCGTTTACCAAGGAAACGCTGGAAAACGGCAACGAGCGGATTGTGCTGAAGCTGAAGCCGCACCTCGCGCCGATTAAAGTGGCGGTCATTCCGCTGGCCCGCAACCGGGAAGAAATCACGGACGTGGCCAAAGCCATCAAGGCCGAGCTTCAGGGCCTCGGCCTGGGCCGGGTGCTGTACGAGGACTCCGGCAACATCGGCAAGGCGTACCGCCGCCATGACGAGGTGGGCACGCCCTACTGCGTCACCGTGGACTTCGACACCGTCGGGCTGGGTGAGAACACGGACGAGAGCCTGAAAGACACCGTGACCGTCCGTGACCGCGACACGCTCGCGCAGGAGCGCGTGAAAATCAGCGAACTGGCGGGGTGGATTCAGGCGAAGTTGCGCTGA
- a CDS encoding WD40 repeat domain-containing protein, with product MTRRLVLMLALLSGSAGASGSFFTLLQTWQGLGHAPIAVSPDGRLLALTRPAPRTPAYAPYDTRIEVRDTAKMRRLYRVPAANGDGKTLLFSPDSRTLWSAHSGTLHYDAWTGKLADNREGSDGAGVSALAFAPGGQSYVLAGVNAVGQTRLVRVGVSPLRSFWPVTRPTAGDGMQPNWTSALAFSPDGRWVASGSVGGGVILRSSVTGRPLRVLADEPGQAPHRARLVDLLFLSPARLLSASADGQVRLWDAATGRALASLPCGERLGAVVQLPGGTRVVAATSRGLQLIETSGGRLRRLETVGGDYADVGVSAAGELWAITRGGTLSHWRLLSR from the coding sequence ATGACACGTCGTCTCGTACTGATGCTGGCGCTGCTCAGCGGCTCCGCTGGAGCGTCCGGCAGCTTTTTCACCCTGCTCCAAACCTGGCAAGGGCTGGGTCACGCGCCCATTGCCGTCAGTCCCGACGGACGCTTGCTGGCGCTGACCCGCCCGGCGCCGCGCACGCCCGCCTACGCGCCCTACGACACCCGCATCGAGGTGCGGGACACCGCGAAGATGCGGCGGCTCTACCGGGTGCCCGCCGCCAATGGAGACGGTAAAACGCTGCTGTTCAGCCCCGACAGCCGCACCCTCTGGTCGGCCCACAGCGGCACGCTGCACTACGACGCCTGGACGGGCAAATTGGCGGACAACCGCGAGGGCAGCGACGGCGCGGGCGTCAGCGCCCTGGCCTTCGCGCCGGGCGGTCAAAGCTACGTGCTGGCAGGCGTGAACGCCGTAGGGCAGACGCGGCTGGTCCGCGTGGGGGTCAGCCCTCTGCGAAGCTTTTGGCCGGTTACGCGGCCCACCGCCGGGGACGGCATGCAACCCAACTGGACCTCGGCCCTCGCCTTCAGCCCGGACGGACGGTGGGTGGCGAGCGGTTCCGTCGGCGGCGGGGTCATCCTCCGCAGCAGCGTGACTGGGCGGCCCCTGCGTGTGCTGGCTGACGAGCCGGGCCAGGCGCCCCACCGCGCCCGCCTCGTCGACCTGCTGTTTCTCTCGCCTGCGCGTCTGCTCAGCGCCTCGGCGGACGGGCAAGTGCGGCTCTGGGACGCGGCGACGGGCCGGGCGCTGGCGTCGCTGCCGTGCGGGGAACGTTTGGGCGCCGTGGTCCAGCTTCCGGGCGGAACCCGGGTGGTGGCCGCCACTTCTCGGGGCCTCCAACTGATAGAAACCTCAGGCGGACGGCTGCGGCGGCTGGAAACAGTCGGCGGCGACTACGCCGATGTGGGGGTAAGCGCGGCGGGCGAACTGTGGGCCATTACGCGGGGCGGGACGCTCAGCCACTGGCGGCTGTTGAGCCGCTAA